From the genome of Cervus elaphus chromosome 7, mCerEla1.1, whole genome shotgun sequence:
CATAAACACATTAAGAAGCTAAAGGTGGCATTGAATCCACTGAAACAAGGATTATAAAGAAGGACATATATCTTTTAAAGTTGATTCTTCCATGTAGATTGAAGTTCAGTTGCAAAAGTCAATTTACCAGAGTTGAGTGAACATAGAACAAAATGACACCAGTAAacactcattaagaaacagaatgATGCtgattatgtaaaatatatgtgaTTGCTGTATTCACCTAATATACATTTACTAACTCCTTACTATGTTGCAGATATCATCCTAGAAACTAGCAATAGTACCATGTGACTGAGCATAATATACTCTCTTAAAAAGCAGATAAGACAATGGGAATCTAAATTTATGTGCATAAATAgagacacatacatatacacaaagaaaaggcccagaatttttcaaataaaagggACTTACAGAGTCTTGCATTTCTCAGGAAACTAAAAATCTTGGAATAATCTGATCTATAATCATACATCTCACTTTTTGGCAGATGAGGGCAATCTCTCACACTGCCAACTTTTTGTTCCTAAATTTCTACAACAGAATTTCCTTAATTTGTATTTATCTTCAAAAGTATTTCTGAGGATTCACAATTTTCTTGGCACTTGTGTGTGCCAAGCTAACTGCTTTCAAATATTTACaacctgcatgtgtgtgtgtgtatatatatattatatgtacacacatatatgtatacacaatttaaatataataatatatcattatttctaatttacagataaagaagtgtgatatttattatttgttgaactaaactgaatagtTCTCTGCCTAAATATGTGAGACTCTGGTTCCAGGAAGACAAAGAAGAATAGAATCTCTTGTCTGCCGACAAAGAGCAAAGATATCATAAGAGATGTATAAAAAATTAGACAAATATGTGGCAAGTGCAATGGCACCAATATGCACAAGACACAGAGGTGGCAACTCAATTTAGCCTAGAGGTTCAGTGAAGTCTTCAGAAAAAGAACAATTTCTGAGTGGTTGAAATGGATGAATATCTAGAATGACTTGAGCAACTAGATGGTGGTACCACAAACCAATACATAGAACATGAGAGGAAAAGTAGGGACTGGGTAAGTAGGTGAAGTAGGGCTGGTAGGATagtttaagataattattgagtTAATTTGTGGGTATGTTCGATTTAAGGTGCTTGTGAAACATTGAATTGGATATATGCAGCAGATAATTGGATAAGTTAAGACTGATTTTAAAGAATAGATCTGGCTCTTTTCCGGTTATCGCGGTGTAGGGAACCATGAGCAGCAAAGTCTCCCGCGACACCCTCTACGAGGCGGTGCGGGAAGTCCTGCACGGGAACCAGCGCAAGCGCAGGAAGTTTTTGGAGACTGTGGAGCTTCAGatcagcctgaagaactatgaccCTCAGAAGGACAAACGCTTCTCGGGCACCGTCAGGCTTAAGTCCACTCCCCGCCCCAAGTTCTCCGTGTGTGTCTTGGGGGACCAGCAGCACTGTGATGAGGCCAAGGCTGTGGATATCCCCCACATGGACATTGAGGCGCTGAAGAAACTCAACAAGAATAAGAAACTGGTCAAGAAGCTGGCCAAGAAATACGATGCCTTTTTGGCTTCAGAGTCTCTGATCAAGCAGATCCCCCGAATCCTGGGCCCAGGCCTGAACAAGGCTGGCAAGTTCCCTTCCTTGTTGACCCACAATGAGAACATGGTGGCCAAAGTTGATGAAGTGAAGTCCACGATCAAGTTCCAGATGAAGAAGGTGCTGTGTCTGGCAGTGGCTGTTGGCCACGTgaagatgacagatgatgagctTGTGTACAACATCCACTTAGCTGTCAACTTTCTGGTGTCATTGCTCAAGAAAAATTGGCAGAACGTCAGGGCCTTGTACATTAAGAGCACCATGGGCAAGCCCCAGCGTCTGTACTAAGGCACAGCTTAATAAACCAtactaaaccaaaaaaaaaagagtagatctGAACTGGAGATGGAATATGGAAATCAGATATACGAATGAATCTTCCCATAGCAGATATctagaaaaagacaaaattaaacgTAAATCCACAGTATCTGGTCTAAAATTTCAAGATCTTTGGAAAAAGAAGATATATCATATTACCTGCTATTACATTCTaagtaagaattttaaataaccagaaattttattttaaaataggtatGTACATATGGGTATatggagtgagtgtgtgtgtgtgtgtgtgtaaatgtattTCAAATTGACTTTATTCAAAAGAATTACTTGCTCAATATTGTGGAAGATAGCATTGCATGAAGGGTGCTTAGAAAGAAGGTTGTCtcattttaaagagaagaatGTATTGAGACATGAAATCCATAAAAGAGAATTTCCAAATGAATCAGTTTAATCTTGACACAATTCTCATTTGTCAAaattttttccatgaaaaatgGCAAGATTATTCCTGAATACTTTTAGTATTGGGGAAGACATTTCTTCCACTTTATTTTTGGACTAGTATCGATTTGTTCATGCACTCATTGACTTTTTCATTTACTTGACATGCGTTTATTGAATATCTATTACATATCAAGTTCTATGCTAAGTGCTAGAAATAAAGTACTACTCAGGTCAAAAGTGGTTCCTGCCTTTATGATTCTCAGTCTTTTGAAGGTTACACTAAATAAATAACTTATAAAAGTAATTGTATTATTTATCAGAGTATACTAAATTATCCCCAAATATGGAcacttaaaacaacataaatatgtattatctcatttataatTTGAGTATTCACTTTGTTTTTATTGTAGAATGAATAATTTTAAGTAACTACAGGTGGTTCCCAACTTACAATGGTTCAACTTACAATTTTTCTATAGTATGATGGTATGAAGCAATATACATTCAGTAGAACCAACACATGAAATTTtgacttttgttcttttctctggCTAGCAGTATGTGGTATGATATTCTCTTGTGATTCCAGGCAGTGGTGGGGAGCCACAGCTCCCAGTACGCCATATGATTATAAAGGTTAACAGCCATTCTTCTGGTTGTACCCATACAAtcatctcttttttcactttcaatgcaGTATTTAGGCTAGGTCAAACTATGCTGTTAGGTAGGCTAAATATATTAAATCCATCTTCTGTCTAGGAAATTTTCCACTTACGAGTTTATTGAGTCTTGTTGTGTGggctatggcttcccaggtgactcagtggtaaagaatcaacctgacAACACAGGAGACGCCGGGCTGCGGATTCCATACataggtctggaagatctcctgaagtccactattcttgcctgggtaatcccatggacagaagatcctggtgggctatagtccatagggttgaagtCCATAGGCCCTCAAACATGAATCAAGGTCTGATCACACAagcatgaaaataaaagtgaaagtgaaagtcactgtcgtgttggactctttgtgaccccatggactatacagtccatggaattctctgggccagaatactagtgggtagcctttcccttctccaggggattttcccaacccagggatcgaacccaggtctcc
Proteins encoded in this window:
- the LOC122697178 gene encoding 60S ribosomal protein L10a; protein product: MSSKVSRDTLYEAVREVLHGNQRKRRKFLETVELQISLKNYDPQKDKRFSGTVRLKSTPRPKFSVCVLGDQQHCDEAKAVDIPHMDIEALKKLNKNKKLVKKLAKKYDAFLASESLIKQIPRILGPGLNKAGKFPSLLTHNENMVAKVDEVKSTIKFQMKKVLCLAVAVGHVKMTDDELVYNIHLAVNFLVSLLKKNWQNVRALYIKSTMGKPQRLY